One window of the Colletotrichum destructivum chromosome 4, complete sequence genome contains the following:
- a CDS encoding Putative tyrosine-protein kinase, active codes for MGVMNEPLWRGSSSNIYQFEPGKVLKVPREVPSTNDGYEILNRDRAKGFDVERGIYEALGENELILPYYGCHELEGYRGLLFAQADSNLQEHLEEGLVNTTMPERKRWCRQVADAIAYIHDRGVIHSDLRPENFLIHGQDIWLSDFNGSVCDERGLDGGQLPDAGFWNLEWETTRATDMFALGSVLYAIVTGWWPFCKPGVIDRLSRKDASSYDEQVTQRFEKGKFPDVSSLWGGHIIMGCWTGKYDTASDVKRDVESAIQQQ; via the exons ATGGGAGTCATGAACGAGCCTCTATGGAGAGGCTCTTCGTCAAACATATATCAGTTTGAGCCGGGAAAGGTTCTGAAAGTACCAAGGGAGGTCCCTAGCACCAACGACGGTTACGAAATTCTCAATCGCGACAGGGCAAAAGGGTTCGACGTGGAAAGAGGAATCTATGAAGCACTTGGGGAGAACGAGCTCATCCTTCC GTATTACGGATGTCACGAACTTGAGGGCTACCGAGGTCTGTTATTCGCCCAGGCCGACAGTAATCTACAGGAACACCTCGAGGAAGGGCTTGTAAATACCACCATGCCTGAACGAAAACGTTGGTGTCGTCAAGTTGCAGATGCTATAGCATACATTCACGATCGTGGTGTCATACACTCGGACCTGCGACCTGAGAATTTCCTGATTCACGGGCAGGACATCTGGCTTAGCGACTTCAATGGGTCGGTGTGCGACGAGCGTGGCTTGGATGGTGGACAGCTGCCTGATGCTGGATTCTGGAACTTGGAGTGGGAGACGACGCGAGCGACGGACATGTTTGCCCTCGGCTCGGTGCTCTACGCCATCGTGACTGGATGGTGGCCGTTTTGCAAGCCTGGCGTTATAGACAGGCTGAGCAGGAAAGACGCCAGCAGTTATGATGAGCAAGTTACGCAAAGGTTTGAGAAAGGAAAATTTCCGGACGTTTCTTCTCTCTGGGGAGGGCACATCATCATGGGCTGTTGGACTGGCAAATACGATACTGCTTCCGACGTCAAACGGGATGTAGAATCAGCCATACAACAACAATGA
- a CDS encoding Putative isochorismatase, with product MEPKNRHRDHPETDSYAASGYGNRMGWGSRPALLLVDICKAYWTPGSPLDLSANPSAAAVPNSAARLLRAAREGGVPVIWTAVEYTDANMADAGLFWLKAKTLAVWQVGSTLHTQGLADWVGADLTPRDGEPVVKKKYASGFFGTTLATELRCRNVDTVVICGVSTSGCVRATALDAMQHGFRPMVVGDACGDRSEEIQRANLFDLDSKYADVVAEEDALAHLRLGWTET from the exons ATGGAGCCCAAGAACCGTCACAGAGATCACCCAGAAACAGATTCGTACGCCGCGTCCGGTTATGGCAACCGCATGGGTTGGGGCTCAAGACcagccctcctcctcgtcgacatctGTAAAGCCTACTGGACACCTGGGTCGCCCCTCGACCTCTCAGCAAACCCGTCCGCAGCTGCGGTCCCGAACAGCGCAGCCAGACTGCTACGGGCAGCCCGGGAAGGCGGAGTCCCGGTTATCTGGACGGCGGTTGAGTACACCGACGCCAACATGGCCGATGCCGGGCTTTTCTggctcaaggccaagacaCTGGCTGTGTGGCAGGTCGGCAGCACACTGCACACGCAGGGTCTGGCGGACTGGGTTGGCGCGGACTTGACGCCGAGGGACGGCGAGCCGGTGGTCAAGAAGAAGTACGCCAGCGGGTTCTTCGGGACGACGCTCGCGACGGAGCTGCGGTGCAGGAACGTCGACACGGTTGTCATCTGCGGCGTCAGCACGAGTGGGTGCGTGAGAGCGACGGCTCTGGATGCCATGCAGCACGGCTTCCGGCCGATG GTTGTGGGCGACGCTTGTGGCGACCGTAGCGAGGAGATCCAGAGGGCCAATCTCTTCGATCTGGACTCCAAGTATGCTGACGTTGTGGCCGAAGAGGATGCGTTGGCACATCTAAGACTAGGCTGGACAGAGACATAA
- a CDS encoding Putative major facilitator superfamily, MFS transporter superfamily: MAEPKTECRNAGPGAGAASVSAPAPSPDPGPEPLTLPLGEAAPAEVYSIFTRKEKWFIVGMVAVAGFYSPLPANIYLPAIPKLSEAFGQSVEDLNLTVTAFLAMQGISPMLWGPISDRYGRRPVFLVCLTVLIGACVGIAVIPTNAFWLLIVLRCLQAAGCASTIALGAGVIGDISTPEERGGFFGMFNLGPMISPCIAPAIGGALSDQLGWRSIFWFLIIMAVCCLLFILLFLPETLRNLVGNGSVSLGGVYVPLLPVVGRSRRKNKPAARSKAGVRPSINPFVILVYPDVAITLTFTGIVYAVNNTVVTTIASSFARVYPWLSETALGLCYLPTGFGMIVGSTLTGKILDWDYARIKKRVEASDGACPFPKEYARMRTMPILLVLFSGAVIAWGFCVENGVHIAVPLVIQVVLGYTSISILNTTMTLMIDILQTRSSSATACTNLVRCLLAALLVGLIDRMTSALRISWTYVLLGGVCALLLPLMYIEMKVGPKWRMKRDLKSVDD, encoded by the exons ATGGCTGAACCTAAAACCGAATGCCGGAATGCCGGTCcgggcgccggtgccgcttCCGTTTCCGCGCCCGCCCCGAGTCCCGATCCCGGTCCGGAGCCCCTCACTCTCCCGCTCGGGGAAGCTGCCCCGGCCGAGGTCTACAGCATCTTCACGCGCAAGGAGAAGTGGTTCATTGTGGGCATGGTCGCCGTTGCGGGGTTTTACAG CCCCCTACCAGCCAACATCTATCTCCCCGCTATCCCGAAGCTCTCCGAGGCCTTTGGTCAATCGGTCGAGGACCTTAACCTGACAGTGACGGCGTTCTTGGCGATGCAGGGCATAT CACCGATGCTCTGGGGTCCTATATCCGACCGCTACGGGCGGAGGCCAGTCTTCCTCGTCTGTTTGACTGTGCTGATAGGGGCATGCGtgggcatcgccgtcatcccCACGAACGCATTCTGGCTCCTGATCGTCCTCCGTTGCCTGCAAGCCGCAGGCTGCGCCAGCACCATCGCCTTGG GTGCTGGTGTCATTGGTGATATCTCGACACCTGAGGAAAGGGGTGGATTCTTTGGCATGTTCAACCTCGGCCCAATG ATATCGCCTTGCATAGCGCCTGCTATCGGCGGTGCCTTGTCAGATCAACTCGGCTGGCGGTCCATTTTCTGGttcctcatcatcatggccgtTTGCTGCCTCTTGTTCATCCTCCT CTTCCTCCCAGAGACGCTCCGCAACCtcgtcggcaacggcagcgtctccctcggcggcgtctacgtccctctcctccctgTCGTCGGCCGCTCCCGGAGGAAGAACAAGCCGGCAGCTCGCTCGAAAGCCGGCGTCCGGCCTTCCATCAATCCCTTCGTCATCCTTGTGTACCCGGACGTCGCCATCACCCTGACCTTCACCGGCATCGTCTACGCCGTCAACAACACCGTCGTGACGACCATCGCCTCTTCCTTCGCGCGGGTGTACCCGTGGCTGTCCGAGACGGCGCTGGGCCTGTGCTACCTGCCCACCGGCTTCGGCATGATCGTCGGCAGCACCCTGACCGGCAAGATTCTCGACTGGGACTACGCCCGCATCAAGAAGCGCGTCGAGGCATCCGATGGCGCTTGCCCGTTCCCCAAGGAGTATGCCCGCATGAGGACCATGCCGATACTCCTGGTGCTCTTCTCCGGCGCTGTGATAGCGTGGGGCTTCTGCGTTGAAAACGGCGTGCACATCGCTGTTCCTTTGGTGATACAGGTGGTTT TGGGTTAcacctccatctccatcctcaATACTACGATGACCTTGATGATCGACATCCTGCAGACGAGAAgttcctcggcgacggcatgT ACCAACCTTGTGAGatgcctcctcgccgcgtTATTGGTAGGCCTGATCGATAGAATGACCTCTGCGCTGCGCATAAGCTGGACTTATGTCCTGCTGGGCGGGGTCTGCGCTCTGCTTTTGCCGCTGATGTACATTGAGATGAAGGTTGGACCCAAGTGGAGGATGAAGCGGGATCTCAAGTCTGTAGATGATTGA
- a CDS encoding Putative heterokaryon incompatibility has protein sequence MSTHQGPKEAGLYTPLKTNQVRLLRLNPDPDSDEVGSLEIVELRDAPPYYALSHSWTSQHSYRDVLIDNRVVTLGADLAACVHRLSQLARTNSELDPPVRHIWIDSICIDQSNLAERASQVSLMGQLYRTAIRTLIWLGPDSSDCYGAWELLDSIYHVFRQQNHGASEPSDIPARMYRPSAHEASGLPPWEDFRWSHLKNLMARRWFSRIWVVQEVALSTLDPIFLHGDQSFPWSHFGWAAAWLRKNGYMRLSQVPEQLRNIDTMANLQRAQTLWPLDALVSITQVKFNASDQRDKIYGLMGLARECQDLPTVPPELRPDYQVDVTDLYPRVGRYMLEQSCSLAFLTRARCVDGSTTRRQREKSLDIPSWCPDWSDFKNPNEGIATSLSWVHAGDKSTPARLGFLEQFSAASGLELEIRHEDDPRVLSLEGIRVSTVEVAVPFAVNPSRKVEPEQPFTEQMTRILSKALKLLKREPIPSWTRQFVSVTTVEQHSFVGRDWDQTVADGAAYIHHLLLNDVSLSSLCVEQSGDPNALFVLQELSSGGAADYYKSLVHNYGFDRAFLLTADGRMGIGPSNIQQEDAVVVLAGGDVPYCVRKEGDHWLLVGESCVQGLMKGEAVKAVDHGLLKQEMMRFK, from the coding sequence ATGAGCACTCATCAAGGCCCGAAAGAGGCCGGCCTCTACACCCCTCTCAAGACCAACCAAGTCCGACTCCTGCGGCTGAATCCAGACCCCGACTCGGATGAAGTGGGCAGCTTAGAGATCGTGGAACTGCGCGATGCCCCTCCGTACTACGCCCTCAGTCACAGCTGGACGAGTCAGCACAGCTACCGGGATGTCCTCATAGACAACCGGGTCGTCACGCTCGGAGCCGACCTCGCCGCATGCGTTCACAGGCTCTCGCAACTGGCAAGGACCAACTCCGAGCTCGACCCCCCCGTCCGTCACATCTGGATCGACAGCATCTGCATCGACCAGTccaacctcgccgagcgcGCGTCCCAGGTCTCCCTCATGGGTCAGCTGTACCGGACCGCCATCAGGACGCTCATCTGGCTCGGTCCGGACTCATCCGACTGTTATGGCGCGTGGGAGCTGCTGGACAGCATATACCACGTCTTTCGGCAGCAGAATCACGGAGCCTCGGAGCCGAGTGACATACCCGCCCGTATGTACCGTCCCTCTGCACACGAAGCCTCTGGTCTGCCGCCGTGGGAAGACTTTCGGTGGTCGCATCTCAAGAACCTCATGGCGAGGCGGTGGTTCTCCAGGATCTGGGTCGTCCAGGAGGTCGCCCTGTCGACGCTGGATCCTATCTTCCTCCACGGGGATCAGTCTTTCCCCTGGAGTCACTTTGGCTGGGCGGCTGCTTGGCTGCGCAAAAACGGCTACATGCGTCTGTCTCAAGTGCCCGAGCAGCTGCGCAACATCGACACCATGGCGAACCTCCAACGGGCGCAAACGCTGTGGCCCCTTGACGCGCTCGTCTCAATCACGCAGGTCAAGTTCAACGCCAGCGACCAGAGGGACAAGATCTATGGACTCATGGGTCTGGCTCGCGAATGTCAGGATCTGCCGACTGTACCTCCCGAGCTGAGACCAGACTATCAGGTTGACGTGACCGATCTATATCCGAGGGTCGGGCGATACATGCTGGAACAGAGTTGCTCGCTTGCGTTCTTGACCCGAGCACGTTGTGTTGATGGCAGCACCACCAGAAGACAGCGGGAGAAGAGTCTAGATATACCCTCGTGGTGCCCCGACTGGAGCGATTTCAAGAATCCCAACGAGGGTATCGCGACAAGTCTCTCGTGGGTGCATGCCGGAGACAAGTCCACGCCAGCCAGACTCGGCTTTCTCGAACAGTTCTCTGCAGCGTCTGGGCTTGAACTCGAGATCCGTCATGAAGACGATCCGCGGGTGCTTTCACTCGAGGGTATCAGAGTGAGCACAGTCGAGGTGGCCGTGCCGTTTGCCGTCAATCCTTCTCGCAAGGTTGAACCCGAGCAGCCTTTCACAGAGCAGATGACACGTATCTTGTCAAAGGCGCTGAAGCTACTCAAGAGGGAACCCATACCATCCTGGACGAGACAGTTTGTCAGCGTAACTACGGTCGAGCAGCATTCATTTGTCGGCAGGGATTGGGACCAGACTgtcgcggacggcgcggccTATATTCATCATCTGCTGCTAAACGACGTATCACTCTCGTCCTTGTGCGTAGAGCAGAGCGGGGATCCGAACGCCCTCTTCGTACTCCAGGAATTATCTTCCGGTGGGGCCGCAGACTACTACAAGAGCCTAGTTCACAACTATGGTTTTGATAGGGCCTTCTTGCTTACGGCAGATGGGAGAATGGGCATTGGCCCGTCGAACATCCAGCAGGAAGATGCTGTTGTCGTGCTTGCGGGCGGTGATGTGCCGTACTGTGTGCGTAAAGAGGGAGACCATTGGCTTTTGGTGGGCGAGTCGTGTGTACAGGGTTTGATGAAGGGGGAGGCTGTTAAGGCGGTGGATCACGGGTTGTTAAAACAGGAGATGATGCGTTTTAAGTAG
- a CDS encoding Putative major facilitator superfamily, MFS transporter superfamily: MDHYKNDSDLHDISDEKPVGAQLEQAQMLADLPDPDAGKSDEERAAIDKKLMWRVDLFLVPWLSLLYLLSFLDRTNIGNARLAGMEEDLGMTGTSDYNLSLTIFFISYAVFEPATNALLKRLTPRLFFTGIIIAWGSIMTLMGLCTNFPGLLAARWFLGIAEAGLFPGVNYYLSCWYKGSEIGVRSAVFFSAAALAGSFGGLLAAAIAKMDGIGGKPGWAWIFIIEGLATVFVGVFCWWMVFDWPENARFLTPDDRIRVQRRLIAGKQGRTAEDFDKRHIYAALKDWKTYGYMTIYMGCLVPLYAFSLFLPTILRGMGHTGTKAQLLSVPPYAVAAALTVAVGVVADRTRWRGYCNVATVVIGIVGFVLLIVSSDPQIQYAGTFLGAAGIYPTISNTLSWVINNTEGSLKRAVVLGMVVGWGNLNGVVSSNIYLKNEAPRYFTGHGVVLGYQVLFLLGGSIFMHFALRISNKNRRDGKMDAKWAAMTDDQKWVAGDKRPDFLYTL, encoded by the exons ATGGATCACTACAAGAACGACAGCGACCTCCATGACATCTCGGACGAGAAGCCCGTCGGCGCTCAGCTAGAGCAGGCCCAGATGCTCGCTGACCTGCCGGATCCCGACGCCGGCAAGTCAGACGAGGAGCGTGCCGCCATC GACAAGAAGCTCATGTGGAGGGTCGACCTCTTCCTGGTGCCCTGGCTTTCTCTTCTT TACCTGCTCTCGTTCCTCGACCGCACCAACATCGGCAACGCCCGTCTCGCCGGCATGGAGGAGGACCTCGGCATGACAGGCACCAGCGACTACAACCTCTCGCTcaccatcttcttcatcagctacgccgtcttcgagccTGCCACCAACGCCCTGCTCAAGCGCCTGACACCGCGCCTCTTCTTCaccggcatcatcatcgcctgGGGCTCCATCATGACGCTCATGGGCCTCTGCACCAACTTCcccggcctgctcgccgcccgctggttcctcggcatcgccgaggccggcctctTCCCCGGCGTCAACTACTATCTCTCGTGCTGGTACAAGGGCTCCGAGATCGGCGTCCGctccgccgtcttcttctccgccgccgccctcgccggctccttcggcggcctgctcgctgCCGCTATCGCCAAGAtggacggcatcggcggcaagcCCGGTTGGGCTTGGATCTTCATCATCGAGGGCCTGGccaccgtcttcgtcggcgtcttctGCTGGTGGATGGTTTTCGACTGGCCCGAGAACGCCCGCTTCCTCACCCCGGACGACCGCATCCGcgtccagcgccgcctcATCGCCGGCAAGCAGGGCCGCACTGCCGAGGACTTTGACAAGCGCCACATCTACGCCGCCCTCAAGGACTGGAAGACGTACGGCTACATGACCATCTACATGGGCTGCCTCGTGCCCCTGTACGCCTTCTCGCTCTTCCTGCCCACCATCCTGCGCGGCATGGGCCACACCGGCACCAAGGCCCAGCTGCTCTCCGTGCCCCCctacgccgtcgccgccgccctgaccgtcgccgtcggcgtcgtcgcggaCCGCACCCGCTGGCGCGGCTACTGCAACGTcgccaccgtcgtcatcggcatcgtcggcttcgtcctcctcatcgtctcGAGCGACCCGCAGATCCAGTACGCCGGcaccttcctcggcgccgccggcatctACCCGACCATCTCCAACACGCTCTCCTGggtcatcaacaacaccgagGGCTCCCTCAAGCGCGCCGTCGTGCTCGGCATGGTCGTCGGCTGGGGCAacctcaacggcgtcgtcTCGTCCAACATCTACCTCAAGAACGAGGCGCCCCGGTACTTCACCGGCcacggcgtcgtcctcggctacCAGGTCCTCTTCCTGCTGGGCGGCTCCATCTTCATGCACTTCGCCCTCCGCATCTCCAACAAGAACCGCAGGGACGGCAAGATGGACGCCAAGTGGGCCGCCATGACCGACGACCAGAAGTGGGTGGCCGGTGATAAGCGCCCGGACTTCCTCTACACTCTCTAG
- a CDS encoding Putative cytochrome P450, giving the protein MALVQLLAVHSTPLAAVCLLLTACLALRAVLARHQSRRRRRRGVPLPPGPPGEPILGHLRVIPTDNPEHAYAAWSKEYGSDVLYFNVLGQDVVVLNSVRAAVDLLDQRGANYCDRPRFVLFEEMGWRRTLTFLRWGPAFRMHRSVLQKSLSRTSIPAYRGLQQREARTLVEGIVRDPGSWETALRRFATAVVMSIGFGVDVESDDDPYIRIAADASYALGHGGAPAGTLVDYFPLLKHLPDWLVRDRSLKFARDWKWAIRQLHDVPYTAVVAQKSPKHSLMKIMLDVQREQVAAGSPELTVDDIKGAAGAVYAAGQDTTWSTLVVFVLNMVLHPEVQEKARRMIEEVVGDARLPTFEDRPRLPYIDYIVQETLRWCPVSPLGVPHRSLEDDLYNGMFIPKGSFVYANARAMTHDERTYSDPDRFDPDRYGPIEQGGRGEPFPVGHFGFGRRLCVGQHLAEANVWIVVASMLAAVEIGREAGPKGEEVVPQVELTNGLTSHPKPFPCRIKARDRRCLGVARCS; this is encoded by the coding sequence ATGGCCCTTGTCCAGCTACTAGCCGTCCACAGCACGCCCCTTGCCGCAGTATGTCTGCTTCTGACCGCGTGCCTCGCCCTgcgcgccgtcctcgcccggCACCAGTCCcgcagacggcggcggcggggtgtTCCGCTGCCCCCCGGTCCCCCCGGCGAGCCGATCCTGGGCCACCTCCGCGTCATCCCAACCGACAACCCGGAACACGCCTACGCCGCGTGGTCGAAAGAGTACGGGTCCGATGTGTTGTACTTCAACGTCCTGGGCCAGGACGTCGTGGTCCTCAACTCggtccgcgccgccgtcgacctcctAGACCAGCGCGGCGCCAACTACTGCGACCGCCCGCGCTTCGTCCTGTTCGAGGAGATGGGCTGGCGGCGCACGCTGACGTTCCTGCGGTGGGGCCCCGCGTTCCGGATGCACCGCAGCGTCCTGCAGAAGAGCCTCTCGCGGACGAGCATCCCGGCGTACCGCGGCCTGCAGCAGAGGGAAGCCCGGACGCTGGTGGAGGGCATCGTGAGGGATCCCGGGTCGTGGGAGACGGCCTTGCGGAGGTTCGCGACGGCGGTCGTGATGAGCATCGGCTTCGGGGTCGACGTggagagcgacgacgacccgtATATCCGGATCGCCGCGGACGCGTCGTacgccctcggccacggAGGGGCGCCGGCCGGGACCCTTGTCGACTATTTTCCTCTACTGAAACATCTACCAGATTGGCTGGTCAGAGACCGCTCTCTCAAGTTCGCGCGGGACTGGAAATGGGCCATCCGGCAGCTCCACGACGTGCCGTAtacggcggtggtggcgcaGAAGAGTCCGAAACACAGCCTGATGAAAATCATGCTCGATGTGCAAAGAGAAcaggtggcggcggggtcTCCAGAGCTGACGGTGGACGATATAAAGGGGGCTGCAGGGGCGGTCTACGCCGCGGGTCAGGATACGACCTGGTccaccctcgtcgtcttcgtcctcaacATGGTCCTTCACCCCGAGGTGCAGGAGAAGGCCCGGAGGATGATTGAGGAGGTCGTCGGAGACGCCAGGCTACCCACGTTCGAGGACCGGCCGAGGCTGCCGTACATCGACTACATCGTCCAAGAGACCCTGCGATGGTGCCCCGTTTCCCCCCTCGGGGTGCCGCACCGCTCGTTGGAGGACGACCTATATAACGGCATGTTCATACCGAAAGGTTCCTTCGTCTACGCGAATGCCCGCGCCATGACGCATGACGAGCGCACGTACTCGGATCCCGACCGCTTCGATCCCGATCGGTACGGCCCCATCGAGcaaggcggccgcggcgagccGTTCCCCGTAGGGCATTTCGGCTTCGGCAGGAGGTTGTGCGTAGGGCAACatctcgccgaggccaacgtgTGGATTGTGGTCGCTTCTATGCTCGCGGCGGTCGAAATaggaagagaagcaggccCCAAAGGAGAGGAGGTTGTACCGCAGGTGGAGTTGACTAACGGCCTTACCAGTCATCCTAAGCCCTTCCCGTGTCGAATCAAGGCCAGGGATCGGCGATGTTTGGGGGTTGCTAGGTGCTCGTAG
- a CDS encoding Putative HotDog domain superfamily, acyl-CoA thioesterase, double hotdog domain-containing protein, with protein MSASEELVPFSEATRITRLDSNVYGANLASGWCIGSVPNGGYVASVILRAASLHLAGRGQPDTISAHFEYVNRTEIGPAIVVVEEVKIGRNLSTVHVSLYQHDLQSSAPWFTPKSRKEVVGYFINTLLTVEKGLTLKTAWSMTPPTRPADFALLALDKDPHWAKRARLNARATSFARSHNNLEHYLPREGMPRGISDVWMRLKSGERFTNASLGYVVDANPTVIEAWRPRPDEEQTPFRSGEMFWYPTLALNLDVKKALPAEGAEWLFIRSMAKVIRNGRLDLEVTVLDESGDVVALSTHVNMVLPAERNMKERSHVAGKL; from the exons ATGTCCGCCTCAGAAGAGCTTGTACCTTTCAGCGAAGCCACCAGGATAACGAGACTAGACTCCAACGTCTACGGGGCCAATCTGGCTTCTGGGTGGTGCATTGGTTCAG TCCCGAATGGCGGCTACGTCGCGTCCGTGATATTGCGCGCGGCATCTCTGCACCTCGCAGGCCGCGGCCAGCCCGACACCATCTCTGCCCATTTCGAATACGTCAACCGCACCGAGATCGGGCCCGCGatagtcgtcgtcgaggaggtcaagaTCGGCCGGAATCTCTCGACGGTGCACGTCTCGCTCTACCAGCACGACCTCCAGTCGTCAGCCCCTTGGTTCACGCCGAAGTCGCGGAAAGAGGTCGTCGGCTACTTCATCAACACGCTCCTGAccgtcgagaagggcctGACGCTCAAGACGGCGTGGTCAATGACGCCGCCCACAAGACCGGCCGActtcgccctcctcgccctggaCAAGGACCCGCACTGGGCGAAGCGGGCGAGGCTCAACGCCCGCGCGACGTCGTTTGCGCGCTCGCACAACAACCTGGAGCACTACCTGCCGCGCGAGGGGATGCCCCGTGGCATCTCGGACGTATGGATGCGCCTGAAGTCGGGCGAGAGGTTCACCAACGCCTCGCTCGGGTACGTCGTCGACGCGAACCCGACGGTCATCGAGGcctggaggccgaggcccgacgaggagcagacGCCGTTCCGGTCGGGCGAGATGTTCTGGTACCCGACGCTCGCGCTGAACCTGGACGTGAAGAAGGCGTTGCCCGCCGAGGGGGCCGAGTGGCTCTTCATCCGGTCCATGGCCAAGGTGATACGGAACGGCAGGCTTGATCTTGAGGTCACTGTTCTAGACGAGAGCGGAGACGTCGTGGCGCTGAGCACCCATGTCAACATGGTGCTGCCGGCGGAGAGGAATATGAAAGAGCGAAGTCATGTCGCGGGGAAGCTGTAG
- a CDS encoding Putative cytochrome P450, whose protein sequence is MVLLRVPEVSLSSLAGFTVTLLFVSLALRVVYNLYLHPLSRFHGPWYAASFSICSAIISNLKLEPQWLLFLAKRYGTDKPIRIAPSLLLFPQAAALKDIYWDPKCNTKGPLYGTGALGPPQIFSTIDGNDHRALRKALGGPQWSVGALKNNWEARIDDHVNLFVRRMSEYAEKKQPVILSDKAAEFAADIMALVSFSTPWGFVANSRDERKILKSWRDGLPFFGFVGRFRWFRDVVMNTPWGVYFLPSTADDSGMGYLMKQADREVSERERRILEEGYVQEKPDYLQFCLEARMDGEPLTPAQKRAHVTLLIQAGADTTGTALGSTLRFLLTHERALSRARAELAAAAAADRLSTPIQYEETRGHLPFFAACIKESLRLNPPAPNLFARVAPSPGGKVVDGTWVPPGAEMTSNANVVQRDPRLYAPDPEAFRPERWLGEEDGGDASKEVIGEMDACAFVFGIGPRVCLGKDVAIMELYKLVPEIVRRFDFEVIREGKYVVAGGVAYNEGFEVQLRLRDNESEG, encoded by the exons ATGGTGTTGCTGCGCGTCCCCGAGGTGTCGCTGAGCTCCCTAGCCGGGTTCACCGTGACACTTCTGTTCGTCTCGCTTGCTCTGCGTGTCGTCTACAACCTTTACCTGCATCCTCTCTCCAGATTTCACGGCCCTTGGTACGCCGCGTCGTTCTCGATATGCTCCGCAATCATATCCAACCTCAAGCTCGAACCGCAATGGTTGTTGTTCCTGGCCAAGCGTTATGGCA CCGATAAGCCGATCCGGATTGCTCCTTCACTCTTGCTTTTCCCTCAAGCTGCGGCGCTCAAGGACATCTACTGGGATCCAAAGTGCAACACCAAGGGACCGCTGTACGGGACCGGGGCACTTGGCCCGCCGCAGATTTTCTCTACCATCGACGGGAATGACCACAGAGCCTTGAGGAAAGCTCTGGGTGGACCACAG TGGTCCGTTGGGGCACTGAAGAACAACTGGGAGGCACGGATCGACGACCACGTCAATCTGTTCGTCCGCAGAATGAGCGAGTatgccgagaagaagcagcccgTGATACTCTCCGACAAAGCGGC CgagttcgccgccgacatcatgGCCCTCGTGTCCTTCTCGACCCCCTGGGGGTTCGTCGCCAACAGCCGAGACGAGCGCAAGATCCTCAAGAGCTGGCGCGACGGGCTGCCCTTCTTCGGTTTCGTCGGCCGCTTCCGCTGGTTCCGCGACGTGGTGATGAACACGCCGTGGGGCGTCTACTTCCTCCCCAGCACGGCCGACGACTCGGGCATGGGGTACCTGATGAAGCAGGCCGACAGGGAGGTGTCGGAGAGGGAGCGGCGCATCCTCGAAGAGGGCTACGTCCAGGAGAAGCCCGATTATCTGCAATT TTGCCTCGAGGCCCGGATGGACGGCGAGCCCCTGACGCCGGCGCAGAAACGAGCGCACGTCACGCTGCTCATccaagccggcgccgacacgACGGGCACGGCGCTCGGCAGCACGCTGCGCTTCCTCCTGACGCACGAACGGGCACTCtcacgcgcgcgcgccgagctggccgccgccgccgccgcggaccGCCTCAGCACGCCGATCCAGTACGAGGAGACGCGCGGCCACCTCCCCTTCTTCGCAGCGTGCATCAAGGAGTCGCTGCGGCTGaacccgccggcgccgaaccTCTTTGCGCGggtggcgccgtcgccgggcgGCAAGGTCGTGGACGGGACGTGGGTGCCGCCCGGCGCGGAGATGACGAGCAACGCCAACGTTGTGCAGCGCGATCCGCGGCTGTACGCGCCGGACCCGGAGGCATTCCGGCCGGAGCGGTggttgggggaggaggatggcggcgatgcctCGAAAGAGGTGATTGGCGAGATGGATGCTTGCGCTTTTGTGTTCGGCATCGGGCCGCGGGTGTGCTTGGGCAAGGACGTGGCCATCATGGAGTTGTACAAGCTGGTCCCGGAAATTGTCCGCCGGTTCGACTTTGAAGTGATCCGCGAAGGGAAATATGTCGTTGCTGGGGGCGTGGCGTACAACGAGGGGTTCGAGGTTCAACTTCGGTTGAGGGACAATGAGAGTGAAGGCTGA